GTCATCCTGGTGAAACCGGTCATCGTCATCGTCCTCGGCCTGGCGGGCGCCCTCTCCAGCGACAACGGCCCCGACTCCTTCTCGGCCGTCGTCTCCGGTCTCGCGATCATCCTGCTCGCCATCTTCGCCAGCGCGATGATCTACCGCTTCGTCCCGGGCTTCGGCGACGAGATCGCCAACTCCCGCAACAACCGCATCATGCAGGGCGCCGAAGGCAAGGCCGCCGCCGTCTTCAGCTCCCCCGCCACGATGGTCGCCCAGGGCATCAAGACCCACAGCACCCGCGCGAACGACGGCGGAGGCGGCGCGGGCCAGTCCTCCGGCGGCGCCCGCCCGGCCAACCAGGTCTCCGGCGGTGTCGCCGCCCACAGCACCCGCACCCCGGCCGGCGGCGGCTCGGTCCCCGCGCCCGCGCCCCGGTCCAGCACCGGAGTCAACACCCCGCACGCCGGCAACACCCGCAACAGCAGCTCCAACCGCACGGGAGGTGAAGGGCGTTGACGACCGAGTCCCACCTGTCCCATCCGGTCACGCCCCGCCGTACATATCTCATCGGCCGCGCCCGGCCGAACGCGATCGTCGGCCGCAACCGCGAGTCGGGCGAGATCGCGCTCATCATCGCGGGCGCGTTCTTCGGCATGATGTGCGGGCTCCTCGTCCCCGTCCTCTCCCTGCGCATCGTGCTGCTGATGGGCTTCCCGCTGATCGCGCTGGCCGCGGTCTACGTGCCGTACAAGCACCGCACGTTCTACAAGTGGTTCGAGATCAACCGCAGTTACAAGCGGACCCTGAAGCGCGGCACCCTCTACCGCAGCGGCGTCCAGGAGGCCGGCGTCCGCATCGACGGCCGCGAGGTCGAGATCGGCCCGCCGCCCGGCATCGGCCGCATCACCTGGCTCGCCGCCCCCTTCGGCCCCGACGAGATCGCCGTCCTCCTGCACGCGGACCGGCGCACCGTCACCGCCGCCATCGAGATCGAGGGCCCCGGCGTCGGACTGCGCGACTCCGAGGACCAGGAGGCCCTGGTCGACCGCTTCGGCACCCTGCTCAAGCACGTCGCCAACGGGGACGGCTTCGTCACCCGCATCCAGATGCTCGCCCGCACCCTCCCCGCCGACCCCGACGCGCACGCCAAGGACGTCGCCGTCCGCGGCGACGAACGCGCCCCCGGCTGGCTGACGCGCTCCTACGACCAGTTGCAGTCGATGGTGTCCACCAGCAGCGAGCAGCACCGCGCCTACCTCGTCGCCTGCATGCACTACACCCGCGAACTCGCCGCCGAGGCCCAGGCGATGGCCCGCGCCGCGCGACCGCAGGGCGGCCGCAAGGTGGACCGCGACGCCGGTCTCGCCGTCGTCATGGCCCGCGAGCTGACGGACATCTGCTCCCGCCTCCAGGAGGCGGACATCCGGGTCCGCCAGCCCCTCGGCCAGGGCCGGCTCGCGTCCCTGATCCACTCCATGTACGACCCCGACCACCCGATCGACCACCTCCAGGCGATGACCAAGCGCAACGCCTGGCCGGCCGAGCTGGACGCCATGGAGCCCACCTACCTCCAGGCGAAGACCCGCGAGTCCTCCACCCGCGCCCCCTGGTGCCACGCCACCGCGTGGGTGAAGGAGTGGCCGATGACCCCGGTCGGCGTGAACTTCCTCGCTCCGCTCCTCGTCCACACGCCCGACGTGATCCGCACGGTCGCCGTCACCATGGACCTCGAACCCACCGAGGTCGCCATCGAGCGGATGCTGACCGAGAAGACCAACGACGACGCCGACGCGAGCCGCGCCGCGAAGATGAACCGCACCGTGGACCCCCGCGACGTCGCCGCCCACTCCCGCCTCGACCAGCGCGGCGAGGACCTCGCCAGCGGCGCCGCCGGCGTCAACCTGGTCGGCTACATCACCGTCTCCTCCCGCTCCCCCGAGTCCCTGGCCCGCGACAAGCGGACCATCAGGGCCTCGGCCGGGAAGTCGTACCTGAAGCTGGAGTGGTGCGACCGCGAGCACCACCGCGCCTTCGTCAACACGCTCCCGTTCGCCACCGGAATCCGAAGGTAGGGCTGATGCGCTGATGCGGGACCCGCTGTCCGTCCTCACCGACGCCTTCACCGGCTTCCTCTTCGGGAAGGTGGAGACGACCCGGCTGCCGGTGCGCACCTCCACCGGCCAGGCCCAGGCGGTCTACCTCCCGACCGCCGCGCCCGGCCTCGGTGACTCCGGCGTGATCATCGGCCGTGAGGTCTACTCAGGCAAGGGCTACATCTACGACCCCTTCCAGCTCTACGGCCAGCAGTTGCCGGCCCCGCACTGGCTGGTCCTCGGCGAGTCGGGCAACGGCAAGTCGGCCCTGGAGAAGACATACGTCCTGCGCCAACTGCGCTTCCGCGACCGGCAGGTCGTCGTCCTGGACGCCCAGGGCGAGGACGGCGTCGGCGAGTGGAACCTCATCGCGGAGGAGCTGGGGATAACCCCCATCCGTCTCGACCCGGCGGCCGCCCTCGACATGGGCATCAGGCTCAATCCGCTGGACCCGGCGATCACCACCACCGGCCAGCTCGCGCTGCTGCGCACCATCATCGAGGTCGCCCTCGGCCACGGCCTCGACGAACGCTCCGGCTTCGCCCTGAAGGTCGCACACGCCTACGTCAACGAGACGATCGTGGACCGCCAGCCGGTCCTGACCGACATCGTCGAGCAACTCCGCCACCCCGAACCGGAGTCGGCGGAGGCGATGAACGTCGACCTCGACGACGTACGGGCCTGGGGCCTGGACGTGGCGCTGGTCCTCGACCGGCTCGTCGACGGCGACCTGCGCGGCATGTTCGACGGCCCCACCACGGTCGGCATCGACCTGGACGCCCCGCTGATCGTCTTCGACCTGTCCCACATCGACCGCAACTCCATCGCCATGCCCATCCTGATGGCGATCGTCGGCGTCTGGCTGGAACACACCTGGATCCGCCCCGACCGGAAGAAGCGCATCTTCCTGGTCGAGGAGGCCTGGCACATCATCAACAGCCCTTTCGTGGCCCAGCTGTTCCAGCGGCTCCTGAAGTTCGGCCGCCGCCTCGGCCTGTCCTTCGTGGCGGTCGTCCACCATCTCTCCGACGTCGTCGACGGAGCCGCCGCGAAGGAAGCGGCGGCGATCCTCAAGATGGCCTCGACGAGAACCATCTACGCCCAGAAGGCCGACGAGGCACGCGCCACCGGCCGGGTCATCGGGCTGCCCCGCTGGGCCGTGGAGATCATCCCCACCCTCACGCCGGGCATCGCCGTGTGGGACGTCAACGGCAACGTCCAGGTCGTCAAACACCTGATCACCGAGACGGAACGCCCGCTGGTCTTCACCGACCGCGCGATGACCGAGTCGTCCCTCGACCACCAGGCCGACGACGCGCTGCGCGCCGCGGAACTGGAGGCGGAGGAACGGGCCGCGGCCTTCGTCGAGCAGCACCTCGGCGACTACGACAGTTCGTCGACGGTGGCGTAACGGGAGGCGGACGGCCGTGACAAGACCGGACGAGCACCGCGGCGGGCCCACCGGCAGGGGAGGCGTCCCCGACGGACTCCTGCTCGGCATGCTCGCCTTCCTCCTCGGCGTGACCCTGCTGCTCTGGTCGGCGGCGGGCCTGTCCGCCCTGTTCGCCCACGGCGCCTGGCCGGACGGGGTGACCTTCACCCGGACCCCGCTGGCCATACGCCATCTCATCGGCCGCCCGCGTGACCTGCCCGGCGCCTGGCCCGGCACGTCCCCCGACGAGCTCTCCGGATACGGCCTGTTCTGGGGCCTGTTCATCGGCCAGCTGATGCTGCTGTTCGTGCTGACGGTGTTCACGATGAGCCGGATCGCCCACTGGAAGGCGGCCAGGGAGCGACGAAGGACCCCGGCAGCGCAGGAGGTCCCGGCCCCCCGCACGGAGCAGCCCACCCACCCGCTCCCGTCCCCCCAGAACCCACCCACCCAGCCCCTCCCGACACCGGTCCCGACGCCGGTCCCCACACCGGCGGCCCCGCTGCTGCCCGAGCCGCTCCCCGAATCCCTCCCCGAGCCGCTCGCGCCGCCGCTGCCGGGCGGGCCGATCGTCGGCGGCTGGGAGAAGATCGTGGTCGCGGACCGCGAGAGCCGCCTCACGACGGCCGCGCAGGCGGTCCGTGACGCGCCGGGGCCCGCCGTCGTCGTCACGTCGAACCCGGCGCTCTGGGCGGACACCAAGGACGCCCGCGCCAAGCTGGGCCCGGTCCACCTCTACGACCCGGTCCACCGCTGTGACACCCCGGCCCGCCTGCACTGGTCCCCCACGGCGGGCTGCGAGTCGAAGCAGACGGCACAGGAGCGCGCGGTCGCCCTGCTCGCCGCGGTCCGCCCGACCGCGAAGATCGACCAGGCGGTGGCGGACGTCGCGGAGACCCTCCTGCGCAGCTATGTGCACGCCGCCGCGATCGACGGCCGTACCGTGCGCCATGTCCACCGCTGGTCGCAGGGCACGCAGGTGCAGGACGCGGTCCGTGTCCTGCGCACCCACCCGAAGGCGGCCCCCGGCGCCGGCGGCGAACTCGAGGCCGCGCTCACCGCCCATCCGGAACGCCGTGACATGGCCCAGGAGTTGACGGGCCGCGCACTGGCAGCGCTGTTCACCGTCAACATCAGGGAGGCCTGCACCCCCCATCGAGCCGATGCCCTCGCGCTGGATTCCTTCGTCGACGAAGGGGGCACGCTCTATGTAGTGGGGGAGTCCATCGAGGACCCGAGGAGCGATCCAGGCGCGATGCCCCTCTTGACGGCCCTCGTCTCGAGCGTGGTCGAGCGCGGCCGGCACATGGCCGAACGGTCATCGGCCGGTCGGCTCGACCCACCACTGACGCTCGTCCTCGACGACGTCGCCGCGGTGGCCCCGCTCCCCCAACTCCCCGACCTGCTGGCCGCGGGCGCGGAGCGGGGCGTCCAGACGCTGGCCCTGCTCCGCTCCCGCGAACAGGCAAGGACCCGCTGGC
The sequence above is a segment of the Streptomyces griseoviridis genome. Coding sequences within it:
- a CDS encoding SCO6880 family protein, with protein sequence MTTESHLSHPVTPRRTYLIGRARPNAIVGRNRESGEIALIIAGAFFGMMCGLLVPVLSLRIVLLMGFPLIALAAVYVPYKHRTFYKWFEINRSYKRTLKRGTLYRSGVQEAGVRIDGREVEIGPPPGIGRITWLAAPFGPDEIAVLLHADRRTVTAAIEIEGPGVGLRDSEDQEALVDRFGTLLKHVANGDGFVTRIQMLARTLPADPDAHAKDVAVRGDERAPGWLTRSYDQLQSMVSTSSEQHRAYLVACMHYTRELAAEAQAMARAARPQGGRKVDRDAGLAVVMARELTDICSRLQEADIRVRQPLGQGRLASLIHSMYDPDHPIDHLQAMTKRNAWPAELDAMEPTYLQAKTRESSTRAPWCHATAWVKEWPMTPVGVNFLAPLLVHTPDVIRTVAVTMDLEPTEVAIERMLTEKTNDDADASRAAKMNRTVDPRDVAAHSRLDQRGEDLASGAAGVNLVGYITVSSRSPESLARDKRTIRASAGKSYLKLEWCDREHHRAFVNTLPFATGIRR
- a CDS encoding ATP-binding protein, which gives rise to MRDPLSVLTDAFTGFLFGKVETTRLPVRTSTGQAQAVYLPTAAPGLGDSGVIIGREVYSGKGYIYDPFQLYGQQLPAPHWLVLGESGNGKSALEKTYVLRQLRFRDRQVVVLDAQGEDGVGEWNLIAEELGITPIRLDPAAALDMGIRLNPLDPAITTTGQLALLRTIIEVALGHGLDERSGFALKVAHAYVNETIVDRQPVLTDIVEQLRHPEPESAEAMNVDLDDVRAWGLDVALVLDRLVDGDLRGMFDGPTTVGIDLDAPLIVFDLSHIDRNSIAMPILMAIVGVWLEHTWIRPDRKKRIFLVEEAWHIINSPFVAQLFQRLLKFGRRLGLSFVAVVHHLSDVVDGAAAKEAAAILKMASTRTIYAQKADEARATGRVIGLPRWAVEIIPTLTPGIAVWDVNGNVQVVKHLITETERPLVFTDRAMTESSLDHQADDALRAAELEAEERAAAFVEQHLGDYDSSSTVA
- a CDS encoding type IV secretory system conjugative DNA transfer family protein, with amino-acid sequence MTRPDEHRGGPTGRGGVPDGLLLGMLAFLLGVTLLLWSAAGLSALFAHGAWPDGVTFTRTPLAIRHLIGRPRDLPGAWPGTSPDELSGYGLFWGLFIGQLMLLFVLTVFTMSRIAHWKAARERRRTPAAQEVPAPRTEQPTHPLPSPQNPPTQPLPTPVPTPVPTPAAPLLPEPLPESLPEPLAPPLPGGPIVGGWEKIVVADRESRLTTAAQAVRDAPGPAVVVTSNPALWADTKDARAKLGPVHLYDPVHRCDTPARLHWSPTAGCESKQTAQERAVALLAAVRPTAKIDQAVADVAETLLRSYVHAAAIDGRTVRHVHRWSQGTQVQDAVRVLRTHPKAAPGAGGELEAALTAHPERRDMAQELTGRALAALFTVNIREACTPHRADALALDSFVDEGGTLYVVGESIEDPRSDPGAMPLLTALVSSVVERGRHMAERSSAGRLDPPLTLVLDDVAAVAPLPQLPDLLAAGAERGVQTLALLRSREQARTRWPHAELPV